The following coding sequences are from one Carassius auratus strain Wakin chromosome 47, ASM336829v1, whole genome shotgun sequence window:
- the LOC113064522 gene encoding class I histocompatibility antigen, F10 alpha chain-like, whose product MFEETPEFSAVTTLDGQQIDYYDSEIKKLIPKQDWMKDYASKDLWKADTEIRENVQQIYKNNIPRLMQRFNQTHGVHTYQRMYGCDWDDETGVSRGFDEYSYDGERFISLDLKENRYTASVPQAIPTVMKWNKDREQLVYLKRYYRYECVYWLKELLHFSKASSEKTVKVPESTGRSLTKPAVNDNKSDGQPP is encoded by the exons ATGTTTGAAGAAACTCCAGAGTTTTCTGCTGTAACTACACTAGATGGACAGCAGATTGATTATTATGACAGTGAGATAAAGAAACTGATTCCCAAACAGGACTGGATGAAGGATTATGCATCTAAAGACCTGTGGAAAGCAGATACTGAGATCAGAGAAAATGTACAGCAGATCTACAAAAATAATATTCCTCGTTTAATGCAGCGATTCAATCAGACACACG GTGTTCACACGTATCAGAGGATGTATGGATGTGATTGGGATGATGAGACTGGAGTCTCACGTGGGTTTGATGAGTACAGTTATGATGGAGAGCGTTTCATCTCATTGGACCTGAAGGAGAACAGATACACTGCATCTGTACCGCAAGCAATACCTACAGTGATGAAGTGGAACAAGGACAGAGAACAACTTGTCTATCTAAAACGATACTACAGATATGAGTGTGTTTACTGGCTGAAAGAGCTCTTACATTTCTCTAAAGCTTCTTCTGAGAAAACAGTTAAAGTACCAGAGTCAACAGGACGGAGTTTGACAAAGCCAGCTGTCAATGACAACAAGAGTGATG GGCAACCTCCGTAG